A DNA window from Nitrospira sp. contains the following coding sequences:
- a CDS encoding hypothetical protein (Evidence 4 : Unknown function but conserved in other organisms; MaGe:77308805): MACNVGGIERPVRIVIGIIALGIGAFAELPSVGTGVALVVGTIALVTGAIGVCPLWSIFGINTCPVTPGKKG, translated from the coding sequence ATGGCATGCAACGTGGGCGGAATTGAGCGGCCAGTCAGGATCGTCATCGGTATTATTGCGCTGGGCATCGGAGCTTTTGCGGAGCTGCCGTCAGTGGGGACAGGGGTGGCGTTGGTGGTTGGGACTATTGCCCTCGTGACAGGCGCAATTGGGGTGTGCCCGCTCTGGAGCATCTTCGGGATCAATACCTGTCCGGTCACGCCAGGGAAAAAGGGATAG
- a CDS encoding Haloacid dehalogenase (MaGe:77308810) — MSSSDVVFLFDVDNTLLDNDRVTEDLADYLDQEVGHERQQRYWIIFEQLRGKLGYADYLGALQQYRIEYPHDPHLLTVSRFLIQYPFADRLYPKALAVVEHVKQWGKAVILSDGDVVFQPRKVERSGLFEAVEGNVLIYVHKEQELRDVEQRFPARQYVLIDDKLRILTAVKKTWGSRVTTVFPRQGHYALDPQLPGRYPPPDLTIERIGDLLDHDYSAGPSSLQQRA, encoded by the coding sequence ATGTCGTCATCGGACGTGGTGTTCCTGTTTGATGTAGATAACACGCTGCTGGACAACGATCGGGTCACAGAGGATCTTGCGGATTACCTCGATCAGGAAGTCGGGCACGAGCGGCAGCAACGCTATTGGATCATCTTCGAACAGTTACGAGGCAAGCTGGGGTATGCAGACTATTTAGGCGCCTTGCAACAGTATCGCATCGAGTATCCTCACGATCCCCATCTACTCACCGTCTCACGGTTTCTCATTCAGTATCCGTTTGCCGACCGCTTGTATCCGAAAGCGCTTGCGGTCGTGGAACATGTCAAGCAGTGGGGCAAGGCCGTCATTCTGTCCGATGGCGATGTGGTGTTTCAGCCTCGAAAAGTCGAGCGGTCGGGATTGTTTGAGGCCGTCGAGGGGAATGTTTTGATTTATGTGCATAAGGAGCAGGAGTTGCGCGATGTCGAGCAGCGGTTTCCCGCGCGGCAGTATGTGCTGATCGACGATAAATTGCGCATTCTTACCGCAGTGAAAAAAACTTGGGGCTCACGGGTCACGACCGTGTTTCCACGTCAGGGGCACTATGCCTTGGATCCGCAGCTGCCAGGCCGGTATCCGCCGCCGGATCTGACGATCGAGCGTATCGGCGACTTATTGGACCATGATTACTCAGCGGGGCCATCTTCTCTTCAGCAGAGGGCCTGA
- a CDS encoding Sulfite oxidase-like oxidoreductase (MaGe:77308803) has translation MSESASVSRRTLFKRMAVMIGGLAAWRQARPALAQQAASPETGPQTVRVMRPYDAETPVREFTSYITPNHRFFVRSHFGPPAPESIAEGSWRLYVGGLIDHPLELTLKDLKAFEPVTITAVVQCSGNGRAFHRPKVPGVQWERGAVGNAQWTGVRLRDVLAKAGVRLNGKHVQLQGADRPVVASVPLFVRSIPLEKAVHPDTILAYDMNGRPLPLLHGAPLRVITPDWMADSCIKWLTDITVRSDEAKGYYMQTAYRVPVTAIQPSSGLPGTSMVPVEAMVVKSLIASPAQGDQIGRGPVTVQGVAWSGEAAVATVELSFDDGKTWDQARLVGEDEPHAWRQWQFVWKPAAAGSVTILCRATDAAGQTQPQESPWNPSGFLWNGWDRVAVTVAV, from the coding sequence ATGAGCGAGTCCGCGTCAGTCTCTCGTCGGACATTGTTCAAGCGGATGGCTGTCATGATCGGCGGGCTCGCGGCCTGGCGCCAGGCGCGGCCGGCGCTGGCTCAGCAGGCGGCTTCACCGGAAACCGGGCCGCAGACCGTGCGCGTTATGCGGCCGTACGACGCGGAAACGCCGGTGCGTGAATTTACCTCTTATATAACCCCCAATCATCGGTTTTTCGTGCGCAGTCATTTCGGCCCACCCGCGCCTGAGTCGATTGCCGAGGGGAGTTGGCGGCTGTATGTCGGAGGATTGATTGACCATCCGCTGGAACTCACGCTCAAGGATCTCAAAGCCTTCGAACCGGTGACGATCACGGCAGTCGTTCAATGCAGCGGGAACGGGCGCGCGTTTCATCGTCCGAAAGTGCCGGGCGTGCAATGGGAGCGTGGCGCGGTTGGCAACGCGCAGTGGACCGGCGTGCGGCTACGGGACGTGCTGGCCAAGGCCGGCGTGCGGCTCAACGGAAAACATGTGCAGCTGCAAGGTGCCGACCGCCCGGTGGTTGCGTCGGTACCGTTGTTCGTTCGAAGTATTCCACTGGAGAAGGCCGTTCATCCGGATACGATTCTGGCGTACGACATGAACGGGCGTCCCTTGCCGCTGTTGCATGGCGCGCCGCTGCGAGTCATTACTCCAGATTGGATGGCGGACTCGTGCATCAAGTGGCTGACGGATATCACGGTGCGATCAGATGAAGCCAAAGGCTACTACATGCAGACGGCCTATCGCGTGCCGGTCACGGCGATTCAGCCAAGCTCAGGCCTGCCGGGCACCTCGATGGTTCCCGTTGAAGCGATGGTGGTGAAATCGCTCATTGCCTCGCCGGCGCAGGGAGATCAGATTGGGCGGGGACCGGTCACTGTCCAGGGCGTGGCCTGGAGCGGAGAAGCCGCTGTCGCGACCGTGGAACTTTCGTTCGACGACGGCAAGACCTGGGATCAGGCCCGGCTGGTCGGCGAGGATGAGCCCCATGCCTGGCGGCAATGGCAGTTTGTCTGGAAGCCCGCAGCAGCCGGCTCAGTAACAATCCTCTGCCGCGCGACGGATGCCGCGGGGCAGACGCAGCCGCAAGAGAGCCCGTGGAATCCCAGCGGATTCTTGTGGAACGGGTGGGACCGCGTTGCTGTGACGGTGGCGGTATGA
- a CDS encoding Acetate kinase (MaGe:77308809), with the protein MSRSPQPAPGILAVNAGSSSIKLALFEATPRLPRLMEGHVERIGLPGTWLSMTDILSNRTEEVAIPGADHAASVRPLMDWIDQRVGSFALLAVGHRIVHGGMTYSQPEPVTPAMIAELRRISPYDPEHLPAEIGLMEAFSRRYPSVPHIACFDTAFHRGMPLVAQLLAIPRTYANAGIRRYGFHGLSYAFLMKELTRVGRPGEAEGRVILAHLGNGASMTAVLGGKSIETTMGFTPASGLPMSRRSGDLDPGVMSYLTRTAGLTVEQFHKMVNSESGLLGLSERSSDIRDLLALEAHDPQAAEAVALFCHQAKKAIGALAATLGGVDTLVFSAGIGEHSPVARARICEGLGFLGIAIDRRRNEANDAVISAEDGRAIVRVIHTDEAREMAQSVLPLLAQAG; encoded by the coding sequence ATGTCGCGATCCCCTCAGCCAGCTCCTGGCATTCTGGCGGTCAACGCCGGGTCGTCCAGTATCAAGCTAGCGTTGTTTGAGGCGACGCCACGACTGCCGCGCCTCATGGAAGGGCACGTCGAACGCATCGGATTGCCCGGCACGTGGCTGTCGATGACGGATATCCTCAGCAACCGGACAGAGGAGGTCGCGATACCAGGGGCCGATCATGCGGCTTCTGTCAGGCCTCTGATGGATTGGATCGATCAACGAGTTGGGTCATTCGCGCTGCTGGCGGTGGGGCATCGCATCGTCCATGGCGGCATGACGTACAGCCAGCCTGAGCCGGTGACGCCGGCCATGATTGCGGAGTTGCGGCGAATCAGCCCCTACGATCCGGAACATCTGCCTGCAGAGATCGGCCTCATGGAAGCATTCTCCCGGCGCTATCCATCGGTGCCGCACATCGCCTGTTTCGATACCGCTTTTCATCGCGGCATGCCGCTGGTGGCTCAGCTGTTGGCGATCCCGAGAACGTATGCCAACGCGGGCATCCGGCGGTACGGATTTCACGGACTCTCCTATGCCTTTCTGATGAAGGAGTTGACCAGAGTTGGCAGGCCCGGAGAGGCCGAGGGGCGGGTCATTCTTGCGCATCTGGGCAACGGAGCCAGCATGACAGCGGTGCTGGGCGGGAAGAGTATAGAAACGACCATGGGGTTTACGCCAGCCTCGGGCCTGCCGATGAGCCGGCGCTCAGGCGATCTCGACCCAGGTGTGATGTCCTATCTGACGAGAACGGCAGGCCTGACCGTGGAACAGTTCCACAAGATGGTCAATTCGGAGTCCGGCCTGCTCGGCCTGTCGGAGCGCAGTTCCGATATCCGCGATTTGCTCGCGCTGGAGGCGCATGATCCACAGGCAGCTGAAGCCGTGGCGCTGTTCTGCCATCAGGCGAAGAAAGCCATTGGCGCGCTGGCCGCCACGCTAGGCGGGGTGGACACCCTCGTGTTCAGCGCCGGAATCGGCGAGCACTCGCCGGTCGCCCGCGCCAGGATTTGCGAGGGCTTGGGGTTTCTGGGGATTGCGATTGACCGCCGGCGCAACGAGGCGAATGACGCCGTGATTTCGGCGGAGGATGGCCGGGCGATCGTGCGGGTCATCCACACCGATGAAGCGCGCGAGATGGCGCAATCCGTGCTTCCATTGCTGGCGCAGGCGGGATAG
- a CDS encoding putative phosphoketolase (Evidence 3 : Putative function from multiple computational evidences; MaGe:77308808) yields MKTMAPTKKKPLASDLLKKMDAYWRAANYLSVGQIYLYDNPLLKKPLTRAHIKPRLLGHWGTTPGLNFIYVHLNRMIVQHDLDMIHITGPGHGGPGIVANAYLEGTYSEVYPNISQDEAGMKRLFKQFSFPGGIPSHVAPETPGSIHEGGELGYSLSHAYGAVFDNPDLIAACVVGDGEAETGPLATSWHSNKFLNPATDGAVLPILHLNGYKIANPTILARISHEELDQLLRGYGYRPYFVEGREPRTMHRRMAAALDAAVLEIKKIQRAARTKGFTGRPRWPMIVLRSPKGWTCPKLIDGKRAEDYWRSHQVPMGDMGKPGHVKTLETWMKSYKPRELFDLTGRLKPELAALAPKKARRMSANPQANGGLLLKDLRLPDFRDYAVTVTAPGGVEAESTRVMGQFLRDIMTRNMDSRNFRLFSPDENNSNRWQDVLEVTDRAWAAERYAYDDHLAPDGRVMEMLSEHQCQGWLEGYLLTGRHGFFSCYEAFIHIIDSMFNQHAKWLKVCRHIPWRRPIASLNYLLSSHVWRQDHNGFSHQDPGFIDHVVNKKAEVIRVFLPPDANTLLSVTDHCLRSRNYVNVIVAGKQSAPQWLDMEAAVTHCTAGIGIWSWASNDQDSEPDAVMACCGDVPTMETLAAVAWLHAHLPELKIRVVNVVDLMKLQPAREHPNGLSDKEFDALFTVDKPVIFAFHGYPWLIHRLTYRRTNHGNLHVRGYKEEGTTSTPFDMVVMNDLDRFHLAGAVIDRVPLHGSRADYARQAIRDKLIEHKHYIAEHGEDLPEVRNWTWPGDRR; encoded by the coding sequence GTGAAGACGATGGCGCCGACAAAAAAGAAACCGCTCGCATCGGATCTGCTGAAAAAGATGGATGCCTATTGGCGGGCGGCGAACTACCTGTCGGTCGGCCAGATCTATCTCTACGACAACCCGCTCCTGAAGAAACCGCTGACGCGCGCGCACATTAAGCCGCGGCTGTTGGGGCACTGGGGCACGACGCCGGGGCTCAACTTTATCTACGTGCATCTCAACCGGATGATTGTCCAGCACGACCTGGATATGATCCATATCACGGGTCCTGGGCATGGCGGGCCTGGCATTGTGGCGAACGCCTATCTCGAAGGCACTTACAGCGAGGTCTATCCGAACATCTCGCAGGACGAAGCGGGAATGAAGCGGCTCTTTAAGCAGTTTTCATTTCCCGGCGGTATTCCGAGTCATGTGGCGCCGGAAACACCGGGGTCCATCCATGAAGGCGGCGAATTGGGATATTCGTTGTCGCATGCCTATGGCGCCGTGTTCGACAATCCCGATCTCATTGCGGCCTGCGTGGTCGGCGATGGCGAAGCGGAAACCGGCCCGCTTGCGACGAGCTGGCATTCGAATAAGTTTCTCAATCCCGCGACAGACGGTGCGGTCCTCCCCATTCTCCATCTGAACGGGTATAAGATTGCGAATCCCACGATCCTCGCCCGCATCAGCCACGAGGAGTTGGACCAGCTGCTGAGAGGATATGGCTACAGGCCGTATTTTGTCGAAGGGCGGGAGCCGCGTACGATGCATCGACGTATGGCGGCGGCATTGGATGCCGCCGTCTTGGAGATCAAGAAGATTCAGCGCGCCGCCAGGACGAAAGGGTTCACCGGCCGTCCGCGATGGCCGATGATCGTCCTGCGCTCGCCGAAGGGCTGGACTTGCCCGAAGCTGATCGACGGCAAGCGCGCGGAGGATTACTGGCGCTCTCATCAGGTGCCCATGGGCGATATGGGGAAGCCGGGGCATGTCAAGACGCTCGAAACGTGGATGAAGAGTTACAAGCCGAGGGAGTTGTTCGACCTGACCGGCCGGCTCAAGCCTGAACTCGCCGCGCTGGCTCCCAAGAAGGCGCGGCGCATGAGCGCCAATCCCCAGGCCAATGGCGGGCTCCTGCTCAAGGATTTGCGCCTGCCGGATTTCCGCGACTACGCCGTCACGGTGACCGCGCCCGGTGGAGTCGAAGCGGAATCCACCAGGGTCATGGGGCAGTTCCTGCGCGATATCATGACGCGCAACATGGACAGCCGCAACTTTCGCCTCTTTAGCCCGGATGAAAACAACTCGAATCGCTGGCAGGATGTCCTGGAGGTGACCGATCGCGCCTGGGCGGCGGAGCGCTATGCATACGACGATCACCTGGCGCCGGATGGCCGGGTGATGGAAATGCTCAGCGAGCACCAGTGCCAAGGGTGGCTGGAGGGCTATCTGCTCACCGGACGGCACGGATTCTTTTCCTGCTATGAAGCGTTCATCCACATTATCGACTCGATGTTCAACCAGCATGCGAAGTGGCTGAAGGTCTGCCGCCATATCCCCTGGCGGCGGCCGATCGCGTCGCTCAATTATCTGTTGTCGTCTCACGTTTGGCGGCAGGACCACAACGGGTTCAGTCATCAGGATCCTGGCTTCATCGATCACGTCGTCAATAAGAAGGCCGAAGTGATCCGGGTGTTTCTTCCGCCCGATGCCAATACCTTGTTGTCCGTCACGGACCATTGTTTGCGCAGCCGCAACTACGTCAACGTGATTGTCGCCGGCAAGCAATCCGCGCCGCAGTGGCTCGACATGGAGGCCGCGGTCACGCATTGCACGGCCGGAATCGGTATCTGGAGCTGGGCGAGCAACGATCAGGACAGCGAGCCGGACGCGGTGATGGCGTGCTGCGGGGATGTGCCGACTATGGAAACGCTGGCGGCGGTGGCCTGGTTGCATGCGCATTTGCCTGAATTGAAAATCCGGGTCGTCAACGTCGTGGATCTCATGAAGTTGCAACCGGCCAGGGAACACCCGAATGGGCTGAGCGACAAGGAGTTCGATGCGCTCTTCACCGTCGATAAGCCGGTGATCTTCGCGTTCCATGGCTATCCCTGGTTGATCCATCGACTCACGTACCGGCGGACCAATCATGGAAATCTGCATGTGCGGGGCTATAAGGAAGAAGGCACGACGAGCACCCCGTTCGACATGGTGGTGATGAACGATCTGGACCGCTTTCATCTGGCCGGAGCCGTCATCGACCGGGTGCCGCTGCACGGGTCCCGCGCCGATTATGCGAGGCAGGCGATTCGGGACAAGCTGATCGAGCACAAGCACTATATTGCCGAACATGGCGAAGACCTGCCAGAGGTTCGCAACTGGACATGGCCTGGAGACCGACGATGA
- a CDS encoding ATP-dependent zinc metalloprotease FtsH (MaGe:77308807) yields MNKKVSFSIWYVFLAIWAVILVHDLIHALQKIEELPYSEFRQLVAAGKVAEVAVGSQALTGTLKPEGEAKEPKLFSTIRVDDQDLVRELNQHGVKFVGVIETTFWRDVLSWILPAAIFGGIWYFFIRRLGQAQGGFMQVGQSKAKIYADTDVKVTFADVAGVDEAKEELREVVEFLKTPEKFTRLGGKIPKGILLVGPPGTGKTLLARAVAGEAGVTFFSISGSEFVEMFVGVGAARVRDLFEQAKLKAPCIIFIDELDALGKARGMGPATNDEREQTLNQLLVEMDGFDPRIGVILMAATNRPEILDPALLRAGRFDRQVVVDRPDKIGRLAILRVHAKHVPLGPDADLENIAAMTPGFSGADLANIINEAALLAVRRGKDLVGHSELQEAVERVIAGLEKKNRVLNKMEKERVAYHETGHALVAISLPGSDQVQKISIIPRGVAALGYTLQLPTEDRFLMTKSELENKIAVLLGGRIAEELTFGEISTGAQNDLVKATDIAKSMVKAYGMSEKLGAITLEPERQSQFMQAQGAFEKGDYSEATARDIDCEVRRIIDEQYERVKQLLKQRDAALVEGARVLLEREVISGSELKTILDAHGPA; encoded by the coding sequence ATGAATAAGAAAGTGTCATTTTCCATCTGGTACGTATTTCTCGCCATCTGGGCGGTGATTCTCGTCCATGACTTGATCCATGCTCTTCAGAAAATCGAAGAACTCCCCTACAGTGAATTCAGGCAGCTTGTGGCGGCTGGAAAAGTCGCCGAGGTGGCGGTCGGCAGCCAGGCTTTGACGGGGACGCTCAAGCCGGAGGGCGAGGCCAAGGAGCCCAAACTGTTTTCGACCATCCGGGTCGACGATCAGGATCTTGTCCGAGAGCTCAACCAGCACGGGGTGAAGTTCGTCGGAGTGATCGAGACGACCTTCTGGCGCGACGTGCTGTCGTGGATTCTTCCCGCCGCCATTTTCGGCGGCATTTGGTATTTCTTCATTCGCCGGCTGGGGCAAGCCCAGGGGGGCTTCATGCAGGTCGGGCAATCCAAAGCGAAGATTTACGCGGACACCGATGTCAAAGTCACCTTCGCCGATGTCGCCGGAGTGGATGAGGCGAAGGAGGAGCTGCGCGAGGTGGTGGAGTTCCTCAAGACGCCGGAAAAGTTCACTCGCCTGGGCGGCAAGATTCCCAAAGGCATCCTGTTAGTGGGTCCGCCGGGCACTGGCAAGACGCTGCTGGCTCGGGCGGTCGCCGGCGAGGCCGGAGTGACGTTCTTCAGCATCAGCGGGTCGGAGTTTGTGGAAATGTTTGTGGGGGTGGGGGCTGCGCGGGTGCGCGATCTCTTCGAGCAAGCGAAGCTGAAGGCGCCCTGCATCATCTTCATCGACGAACTCGATGCGCTGGGGAAAGCGCGGGGCATGGGGCCCGCGACGAATGACGAGCGAGAACAGACGCTCAATCAATTGCTGGTCGAGATGGACGGGTTCGATCCGCGCATCGGCGTCATTTTAATGGCGGCGACCAACCGTCCTGAAATACTCGATCCCGCGCTCTTGCGCGCGGGCCGGTTCGATCGTCAGGTCGTGGTGGACCGTCCTGACAAGATTGGGCGCCTCGCCATTCTCCGCGTGCATGCCAAGCACGTGCCGTTGGGGCCCGACGCGGATCTCGAGAACATTGCGGCGATGACACCCGGGTTCTCTGGCGCGGATTTGGCCAATATCATCAATGAGGCGGCCTTGCTGGCTGTGCGGCGCGGCAAGGATTTAGTGGGGCATTCTGAATTGCAGGAAGCAGTCGAACGGGTGATCGCCGGGCTGGAAAAGAAAAACCGGGTCCTCAATAAGATGGAGAAAGAACGGGTGGCGTATCATGAAACCGGCCATGCGTTGGTGGCGATCTCGCTGCCGGGTTCGGATCAGGTGCAGAAAATCTCGATTATTCCCCGCGGCGTGGCGGCGCTCGGATACACGCTGCAACTGCCCACGGAAGACCGGTTTCTGATGACGAAGTCCGAGCTGGAAAACAAAATCGCGGTGCTCTTAGGGGGGCGGATTGCCGAGGAGCTGACCTTCGGCGAGATCTCCACCGGCGCGCAGAACGATTTGGTCAAAGCGACGGATATTGCCAAAAGCATGGTGAAGGCCTATGGGATGAGCGAGAAGCTGGGCGCGATTACACTGGAACCGGAACGGCAATCGCAGTTCATGCAGGCTCAGGGGGCGTTCGAAAAGGGGGATTATTCCGAAGCGACGGCCCGGGACATCGATTGTGAAGTGCGGCGGATTATTGACGAACAGTATGAGCGGGTGAAGCAGTTGCTCAAGCAACGCGACGCGGCATTAGTCGAAGGCGCCAGGGTTTTGCTGGAACGAGAAGTCATCAGCGGGAGCGAGTTGAAAACGATTCTGGATGCCCACGGACCGGCCTGA
- a CDS encoding hypothetical protein (Evidence 5 : Unknown function; MaGe:77308806), with the protein MTHPLISAGLSYGKGGAWFGRCGLLCGLLLLAGCSGEGPASSSALTTVVSSGPAANLLFKSNFGPGVSLGAPEGFYATIGNSRGGAWQRLIGTDNETGYAWPVAALGAEFSGVQLITVDPIDAGTVGNYIVNEIRTVPGPTGNPVRELFQTVKNKGPVGHGYSQAPLLIKRPWTIGEVTDLYITYWFKHQSDLQTQLDTTVQPDGSRGDWRVQFEFKTGGYNNTSGGDYRITTNVMKDFTNGSLYWRTSGDNQANGPYGPLEKDTYWTEDNRTVPVPVDQWFKFEGYWHRSNGADGRYWAAVNGRVIADHRGPNMGNFGLPITRIFIDNSYSGGYPEVHSQLTGLEIWDGFPCGDGLSCYN; encoded by the coding sequence ATGACACATCCTCTGATCTCTGCGGGGCTTTCTTATGGGAAGGGGGGAGCCTGGTTCGGACGATGCGGACTCCTCTGCGGGCTGCTTCTCCTCGCGGGCTGCAGTGGGGAAGGCCCGGCCTCGTCATCTGCATTGACGACTGTGGTCTCTTCGGGGCCGGCGGCCAATCTGTTGTTTAAATCGAACTTTGGCCCTGGAGTGTCATTGGGAGCACCCGAAGGGTTCTATGCCACCATTGGGAATAGCCGGGGAGGAGCCTGGCAAAGATTGATAGGGACAGATAACGAGACCGGCTATGCGTGGCCGGTGGCGGCCTTGGGCGCGGAATTCTCCGGGGTGCAATTGATTACCGTCGATCCGATCGATGCGGGTACGGTGGGAAACTATATTGTGAATGAGATCCGAACGGTGCCTGGCCCAACCGGCAACCCGGTCCGTGAATTGTTTCAGACCGTGAAAAATAAAGGCCCCGTGGGCCACGGGTACTCGCAAGCGCCGCTCCTGATTAAGCGGCCGTGGACGATCGGCGAGGTGACGGACCTGTACATCACCTATTGGTTCAAGCATCAATCGGATTTGCAGACGCAACTGGATACGACGGTCCAACCGGATGGCTCTCGCGGAGATTGGCGAGTGCAGTTCGAGTTCAAGACTGGGGGGTACAACAATACGTCTGGCGGTGATTACCGGATTACCACCAATGTGATGAAGGATTTTACTAATGGCTCCCTGTATTGGAGGACCAGTGGCGATAATCAGGCGAATGGACCCTACGGCCCGTTGGAGAAGGATACCTATTGGACCGAGGATAATCGAACGGTGCCTGTGCCGGTGGATCAGTGGTTCAAATTTGAGGGGTATTGGCATCGGTCTAATGGAGCGGACGGCCGCTACTGGGCGGCGGTCAACGGCCGGGTGATTGCCGACCACCGAGGCCCCAATATGGGCAATTTCGGGCTGCCTATTACGCGAATATTTATCGACAACTCCTACAGCGGCGGTTATCCAGAAGTGCACAGCCAGCTGACCGGCCTCGAAATCTGGGATGGCTTTCCCTGTGGGGACGGCCTGTCCTGTTACAACTAG
- a CDS encoding Cytochrome c family protein (MaGe:77308804), whose protein sequence is MRLQAWTAFLAVGCLIGLGGCTPTPKAATVSAQGHGGGGLTSADMVFAPPSPEMIPGDWRGEQIRLGYTIVVDTQEYGRPYVGNRLNCTNCHLNAGLNPNAASFVGISRLYPEYRARADRQMTLADRINECFERSMNGHALSSDSSKLQAVVAYIEWLSQNVPPGNAVPWRGIPRLTSTHIPDVANGQRQFAVKCALCHGADGQGTMAAPPVWGPQSYTIAAGMARVSVAASFIKSNMPRGLGWTLTDEEAVDVAAYVNSQPRPDFPGKARDWPKGGKPADVPY, encoded by the coding sequence ATGCGATTGCAGGCCTGGACCGCTTTCCTTGCGGTAGGATGTTTGATCGGACTCGGTGGATGCACGCCGACTCCGAAAGCTGCCACTGTTTCTGCGCAAGGCCATGGCGGTGGCGGACTGACCTCTGCTGACATGGTGTTCGCGCCTCCGTCGCCGGAGATGATTCCAGGCGATTGGCGAGGAGAACAGATTCGTTTAGGCTACACCATCGTGGTGGATACGCAGGAGTATGGACGCCCGTACGTGGGCAATCGGTTGAATTGCACGAATTGTCATCTCAATGCCGGCCTGAATCCGAATGCCGCGTCCTTTGTGGGGATCAGCCGGTTGTATCCAGAGTATCGGGCGCGAGCGGATCGGCAGATGACGCTGGCGGATCGCATCAATGAATGTTTCGAACGCAGCATGAACGGGCACGCGCTTTCCTCCGATAGTTCTAAGTTGCAGGCCGTCGTGGCCTACATCGAGTGGTTATCGCAAAACGTTCCGCCGGGCAACGCGGTGCCCTGGCGTGGGATTCCACGCCTGACCTCCACGCACATTCCGGATGTCGCGAATGGGCAACGTCAGTTCGCCGTGAAATGCGCGTTGTGTCATGGCGCGGACGGACAGGGGACCATGGCCGCGCCGCCGGTGTGGGGCCCGCAGTCCTACACGATTGCAGCGGGGATGGCGCGGGTGAGCGTGGCGGCGTCGTTTATCAAGTCCAACATGCCGAGAGGCTTGGGCTGGACACTGACCGACGAGGAAGCCGTCGACGTGGCGGCCTATGTGAATAGTCAGCCTCGCCCGGACTTTCCTGGCAAAGCGCGCGATTGGCCGAAGGGCGGCAAACCGGCGGATGTGCCGTACTAA